From the Gopherus evgoodei ecotype Sinaloan lineage unplaced genomic scaffold, rGopEvg1_v1.p scaffold_93_arrow_ctg1, whole genome shotgun sequence genome, one window contains:
- the LOC115644171 gene encoding olfactory receptor 52R1-like translates to MQEFLPCYMLDSNTTNFTNPSTFILLGIPGLEVAQVWISIPFCTMYAIAILGNFTILFIVKRETSLHEPMYYFLCMLAITDLVLSTSILPKMLSLFWFNSREINFSACLTQMYFIHCFSGMESGIFVAMAWDRYVAICDPLRHSIILTNPIVAKISLAVVLRGSMLILPYPFLARQWPYCRTNIIPHTYCEHIAVVKLACTDIHISSYYGLFLAFLVTGLDVFFIAVSYIQILRAIFSLPTKDARLKTFGTCSSHLCVILIFYIPALFSFLMHRFGHNLALHFHILIANVYLLVPPMLNPIIYGVRTKQIWNRLLLLFTHRGT, encoded by the coding sequence ATGCAGGAATTTCTCCCCTGCTACATGTTAGATTCCAACACAACcaacttcaccaacccctccaccttcatcctgctgggcattcctggcctggaggtggcccaagtctggatctccatccccttctgcaccatgtatgccatagccatcttggggaacttcaccatcctgttcattgtgaagagGGAGAcgagcctccatgagcccatgtactatttcctctgcatgctggccatcaccgacctggtcctgtccacttccatcctgcccaaaatgctgagccTCTTCTGGTTTAATTCTAGGGAGAtcaatttcagtgcctgcctcacccagatgtacttcattcactgcttctcagggatGGAGTCTGGGATTTTCGTGGCCATGGCTTGGGatcgctacgtggccatctgtGATCCCCTGAGGCATTCCATTATCCTAACAAACCCCATCGTGGCCAAGATCAGCCTGGCTGTGGTGTTGCGCGGTAGCATGCTCATACTGCCCTATCCCTTCCTGGCGAGgcagtggccatattgcagaaccaacatcatcccccacaCCTACTGTGAGCACATAGCcgtggtgaagctggcctgcaCCGACATCCACATTAGTAGTTACTACGGCCTCTTTTTGGCATTTTTGGTGACCGGTCTGGATGTATTTTTTATCGCTGTGTCCTATatccagatcctcagggccatcttcagcctccccacaaaggatgcccgGCTGAAGACTTTcgggacctgcagctcccacctctgtgtcATCTTAATCTTTTACATCCCagctctcttctccttcctcatgCACCGGTTTGGGCACAATTTGGCCCTGCATTTCCACATTCTCATTGCCAATGTGTACCTCCTGGTGCCCCCCATGCTAAATCCCATCATCTATggggtgaggaccaaacagatctGGAACAGGCTGCTCCTACTCTTTACTCATAGAGGGACCTAA